A window from Pseudomonas moraviensis encodes these proteins:
- a CDS encoding sigma-54-dependent transcriptional regulator: MLNSVMVVDDESSIRDAVEQWLSLSGFEVQLFSRAEECLAALPEHFPGVILSDVRMPGMDGLQLLAEAQKRDADLPVILLTGHGDVPMAVEAMRDGAYDFLEKPFSPETLLGSLRRALDKRRLVLENRALHELADNRAKLDATLLGVSRGLQTLRRQVLDLAALPVNVLIRGETGSGKELVARCLHDFGPRADKPFVALNCAAIPEQLFEAELFGHESGAFTGASGKRIGKLEYADGGTLFLDEIESMPLAQQVKLLRVLQEQKLERLGSNQSIRVDLRIVAATKPDLLDEARAGRFREDLAYRLNVAELRLPPLRDRREDIPLLFETFAQNAAQRLGRTFPPLTGAQLSHLLSHDWPGNVRELANVAERQVLGLDEPVAGIDPGQSLAAQQEAFEAQCLRAALTRHKGDVKAVLEELQLPRRTFNEKMQRHGLSREMFLAE, from the coding sequence ATGCTCAATTCGGTGATGGTGGTCGACGACGAAAGCAGCATTCGCGACGCCGTCGAACAATGGCTGAGCCTGTCGGGCTTCGAAGTGCAGCTGTTCAGCCGCGCCGAAGAATGCCTCGCCGCGCTGCCGGAGCATTTTCCCGGGGTGATCCTCAGCGATGTGCGCATGCCCGGCATGGACGGTTTGCAATTGCTCGCCGAGGCGCAGAAGCGCGACGCAGACCTGCCGGTGATTCTGCTCACCGGCCACGGCGACGTGCCGATGGCGGTTGAAGCCATGCGCGACGGCGCCTACGACTTTCTGGAAAAACCGTTCAGCCCGGAAACCCTGCTCGGCAGTCTGCGCAGGGCGCTGGACAAGCGCCGCCTGGTCCTGGAAAACCGCGCCCTGCACGAACTGGCCGACAACCGCGCGAAGCTGGATGCGACGTTGCTGGGCGTGTCTCGGGGTTTGCAGACGTTGCGTCGGCAGGTGCTGGATCTGGCGGCGCTGCCGGTCAACGTGCTGATCCGTGGCGAAACCGGCAGCGGCAAGGAACTGGTCGCGCGCTGCCTGCATGATTTCGGCCCGCGCGCCGACAAACCGTTCGTGGCGCTGAACTGCGCGGCGATCCCGGAACAACTGTTCGAGGCCGAACTGTTCGGCCATGAGAGCGGCGCGTTCACCGGCGCCTCGGGCAAGCGCATCGGCAAACTGGAGTACGCCGATGGCGGCACGCTGTTTCTCGACGAGATCGAAAGCATGCCGCTGGCCCAACAGGTGAAATTGCTGCGGGTGTTGCAGGAGCAAAAGCTTGAACGGCTGGGCTCGAATCAGAGCATTCGCGTCGATTTGCGCATCGTTGCGGCGACCAAACCGGACCTGCTTGATGAGGCCCGCGCCGGACGTTTTCGCGAAGACCTGGCTTATCGCCTGAACGTCGCCGAACTGCGCTTGCCGCCGCTGCGCGATCGCCGCGAAGATATTCCGTTGCTGTTCGAAACATTTGCCCAGAACGCCGCCCAGCGTCTGGGCCGGACCTTTCCACCGTTGACCGGCGCCCAACTGAGTCACCTGCTCAGCCACGACTGGCCGGGCAACGTCCGCGAACTGGCCAACGTTGCCGAGCGTCAGGTGTTGGGGCTGGATGAACCAGTCGCCGGAATCGATCCGGGGCAATCGCTGGCGGCGCAGCAGGAAGCCTTCGAAGCGCAATGCCTGCGCGCGGCGCTGACCCGGCACAAAGGCGATGTGAAAGCCGTGCTCGAAGAACTGCAACTGCCGCGCCGCACGTTCAATGAAAAGATGCAGCGGCATGGGTTGAGTCGGGAGATGTTTTTGGCCGAGTGA
- a CDS encoding MFS transporter — MDNSNALPLGSAAVPAKPRTTASRIKSIFSGSVGNMVEWYDWYVYAAFSLYFAKTFFPAGSTTAQLMNTAAIFAVGFLMRPIGGWLMGMYADKVGRKKALMASVYLMCFGSLLIALSPNYETIGIGAPILLVFARLLQGLSVGGEYGTSATYLSEMATKERRGFFSSFQYVTLISGQLIALGVLIVLQNMLTTEQLYAWGWRIPFAIGALCAVVALYLRRGMEETESFTKKEKSKESAMRTLMRHPKELLTVVGLTMGGTLAFYTYTTYMQKYLVNTVGMSISDSTTISAATLFLFMCLQPIIGGLSDKIGRRPILIAFGVLGTIFTVPILMTLHTIQTWWGAFFLIMAALIIVSGYTSINAVVKAELFPTEIRALGVGLPYALTVSIFGGTAEYIALWFKSIGMETGYYWYVTACIAVSLLVYITMKDTQKHSRIVTD; from the coding sequence ATGGATAACTCCAACGCCCTGCCCCTCGGGTCGGCTGCCGTGCCGGCCAAACCGAGAACCACCGCCAGCCGGATCAAATCGATCTTCAGCGGCTCTGTCGGCAACATGGTCGAATGGTACGACTGGTACGTGTATGCCGCCTTCTCCCTGTACTTCGCCAAGACCTTCTTCCCCGCCGGTTCAACCACCGCGCAACTGATGAACACCGCAGCGATCTTCGCCGTCGGCTTCCTGATGCGCCCGATCGGTGGCTGGCTGATGGGCATGTACGCCGACAAGGTCGGACGCAAGAAAGCGCTGATGGCCTCGGTGTACCTGATGTGCTTCGGCTCGCTGCTGATTGCCCTGAGCCCGAACTATGAAACCATCGGCATCGGCGCGCCGATCCTGCTGGTGTTCGCCCGCCTGCTGCAAGGCCTGTCGGTCGGTGGCGAGTACGGCACGTCGGCGACGTATCTGTCCGAGATGGCGACCAAGGAACGTCGCGGCTTCTTCTCCAGCTTCCAGTACGTAACGCTGATCTCCGGCCAGCTCATCGCCCTCGGCGTGCTGATCGTGCTGCAAAACATGCTGACTACCGAACAGCTGTACGCGTGGGGCTGGCGCATCCCGTTCGCCATCGGCGCGCTGTGTGCGGTCGTGGCGCTGTACCTGCGTCGCGGCATGGAAGAAACCGAGTCGTTCACCAAAAAAGAGAAGTCCAAGGAAAGCGCCATGCGCACCTTGATGCGCCACCCGAAAGAGCTGTTGACCGTGGTCGGCCTGACCATGGGCGGTACCCTGGCGTTCTACACCTACACCACTTACATGCAGAAATACCTGGTGAACACCGTCGGCATGAGCATCTCCGACTCGACCACCATTTCTGCCGCAACACTGTTCCTGTTCATGTGCCTGCAACCGATCATCGGTGGCCTGTCGGACAAGATCGGCCGGCGCCCGATCCTGATCGCCTTCGGCGTGCTCGGTACGATCTTCACCGTGCCGATCCTGATGACCCTGCACACCATCCAGACCTGGTGGGGCGCGTTCTTCCTGATCATGGCGGCGCTGATCATCGTCAGCGGCTACACCTCGATCAACGCCGTGGTGAAAGCTGAATTGTTCCCGACCGAAATCCGCGCCCTGGGCGTCGGGCTGCCGTATGCACTGACCGTATCGATCTTCGGCGGCACCGCTGAATACATCGCGCTGTGGTTCAAGAGCATCGGCATGGAAACCGGTTACTACTGGTACGTCACCGCATGCATTGCCGTGTCGCTGCTGGTGTACATCACCATGAAAGACACCCAGAAGCATTCGCGGATCGTGACTGACTGA
- a CDS encoding flavin reductase family protein: protein MPDDIHFYEPANGHGLPHDPFNAIVGPRPIGWISSQDAEGRLNLAPYSFFNAFNYIPPIIGFSSIGRKDSLNNIEQTGEFVWNLATRPLAEQMNESCAMVAPEVNEFELAGLTTVASKVISVPRVAESPVSFECKVTQIIQLQRADGATVPSWLILGEVVAVHIAKWLLKDGVYDTAAAQPILRGGGPADYFQLGPEALFKMWRPGAQK from the coding sequence ATGCCCGATGACATCCACTTCTACGAACCTGCCAATGGCCACGGCTTGCCTCACGATCCGTTCAACGCCATCGTCGGCCCGCGCCCCATCGGCTGGATCTCTTCGCAGGATGCCGAAGGCCGGCTCAATCTGGCGCCGTACAGTTTCTTCAACGCCTTCAACTACATTCCGCCGATCATTGGTTTTTCCAGCATCGGGCGCAAAGACAGTCTGAACAACATCGAGCAGACCGGTGAGTTCGTCTGGAACCTCGCCACCCGCCCGTTGGCCGAGCAGATGAACGAGAGCTGCGCGATGGTCGCGCCGGAGGTCAACGAGTTTGAACTGGCGGGGCTGACGACCGTGGCGTCGAAGGTGATTTCCGTCCCACGGGTCGCCGAAAGCCCGGTGTCCTTTGAGTGCAAGGTCACGCAGATCATTCAGCTGCAACGCGCCGATGGCGCAACCGTGCCGAGCTGGCTGATTCTCGGCGAAGTGGTCGCCGTGCACATTGCCAAATGGCTGCTGAAAGATGGCGTCTACGACACCGCCGCCGCACAACCGATTCTGCGTGGCGGCGGGCCGGCGGATTATTTCCAGCTGGGGCCTGAAGCATTGTTCAAGATGTGGCGCCCGGGGGCGCAGAAATAA
- a CDS encoding putative quinol monooxygenase produces MSKQMPVSHMAFVRAQAGRSAELGVRLSALIEVSRAAPGCLSFSLQQSQCDADLWLVSGYWSSQQMMTAYFNSPSMEVFAELVQDLVVNSLDFHTFRDVSAAQALGQCSAPIHKLAG; encoded by the coding sequence ATGTCCAAGCAGATGCCTGTCAGTCATATGGCCTTCGTTCGTGCCCAGGCCGGGCGCTCGGCGGAACTCGGTGTGCGCCTGAGCGCTTTGATCGAGGTCTCGCGCGCTGCGCCCGGTTGCCTGAGTTTCTCGTTGCAACAATCGCAGTGCGACGCCGACCTGTGGCTGGTCAGCGGCTACTGGAGCAGCCAGCAGATGATGACTGCTTACTTCAACAGTCCGTCGATGGAAGTCTTCGCCGAGCTGGTCCAGGACCTGGTGGTCAACAGCCTCGACTTCCACACCTTCAGGGACGTTTCCGCCGCGCAGGCCCTCGGTCAATGTTCGGCGCCGATACACAAACTCGCCGGTTGA
- a CDS encoding AraC family transcriptional regulator, with translation MTSFDRFQAEPSADMEKQRAELAAIIRRNTSDDGSYQTAIGSLVMSRHTKSHDFAPVLAQPALCIMAQGRKEVRLADEFFNYDPLNYLVVSVSMPLSGRVVNVSPEEPILAVRLDIDPTEITALIADAGPMGVPTRPTGRGLYVEKIDSAMLDAVLRLARLLDAPKDIAMLAPLIRREILYRLLRSPQGHRLYEIAIANSQSHRISQAIKWLNGNFEQPLRIDDLAREVNLSVSTLHHRFKAMTAMSPLQYQKQLRLQEARRLMLTEGLEASAAGYRVGYESPSQFSREYSRLFGAPPLRDLARLRLSV, from the coding sequence ATGACGTCATTCGATCGTTTTCAAGCCGAACCCAGCGCCGACATGGAAAAGCAGCGAGCGGAGCTGGCGGCGATCATCCGCCGCAACACCAGCGATGATGGCAGCTACCAGACCGCCATCGGCTCGCTGGTCATGTCGCGCCACACCAAGTCCCATGACTTCGCCCCGGTGCTCGCACAGCCGGCGCTGTGCATCATGGCGCAGGGGCGAAAAGAGGTCCGACTGGCTGACGAGTTCTTCAATTACGACCCGCTGAATTATCTGGTGGTGTCGGTTTCGATGCCGCTCAGCGGGCGGGTGGTCAACGTCTCCCCCGAAGAACCGATCCTCGCCGTGCGCCTCGACATCGACCCGACGGAAATCACCGCGCTGATCGCCGACGCCGGCCCGATGGGCGTGCCGACGCGCCCGACCGGCCGTGGTCTGTACGTGGAAAAAATCGACAGCGCCATGCTCGACGCGGTGTTGCGTCTGGCGCGATTGCTCGACGCGCCGAAAGACATCGCCATGCTCGCGCCACTGATTCGCCGGGAGATTCTCTATCGCCTGCTGCGCAGCCCGCAGGGTCATCGCTTGTATGAGATTGCGATTGCCAACAGCCAGAGCCATCGCATCAGCCAGGCGATCAAATGGCTCAACGGCAATTTCGAGCAGCCGTTGCGCATCGATGATCTGGCGCGGGAAGTGAACCTCAGCGTGTCGACGCTGCATCACCGCTTCAAGGCGATGACGGCGATGAGTCCGTTGCAGTATCAGAAGCAGCTGCGCCTGCAAGAGGCGCGGCGACTGATGTTGACCGAAGGACTGGAAGCGTCAGCGGCGGGGTATCGCGTGGGCTATGAAAGCCCGTCGCAATTCAGCCGCGAGTACAGCCGGCTGTTTGGCGCACCGCCGTTGCGGGATCTGGCGCGGCTGCGGCTGTCGGTCTGA
- a CDS encoding aldehyde dehydrogenase family protein: protein MNFPTTLDGLYINGQWSSGREHLRVINPATEALLTTVNGGDEQTVDEAISAACEAFKHWSQTTGTDRAAILRNIANGVRKGREHLMNLQSSNNGKPQFEAAIDVDDVIATFEYYAELAEGLDAKQDSHVPLPSADFSARLRREPCGVVGLIVPWNFPMVTTAWKLAPALAAGCCVVLKPSEVTPLPELELAAIIAESGLPDGVFNLVCGTGLAVGAPLSADPRIAKISFTGSNAVGVQVMQRAAETVKGVSLELGGKSSLLVLADADVELAVELACGGAFFNAGQMCSATSRVLVAEQLMDEFLQRLQIRAQAIRVADPFDPDVEMGALVNQAQYQRVLGHIDRGLSAGARLLCGGNRPADLPRGYFLQPTVFTDVPLDSALWREEIFGPVVCVRSFGSEAEAIALANDTRFGLVASVVTRDAAAADRVANGLQAGLVWINAPQVIFPQTAWGGYKQSSIGRELGPWGLAAFQEIKHVVRAV from the coding sequence ATCAATTTTCCAACCACACTCGATGGCCTCTACATCAACGGCCAATGGTCGTCGGGCCGTGAACACCTGCGGGTGATCAACCCCGCTACGGAGGCGCTGCTGACCACGGTCAATGGCGGTGACGAACAGACGGTCGATGAAGCGATCAGCGCCGCGTGCGAAGCGTTCAAACACTGGTCGCAGACCACCGGCACCGACCGCGCGGCGATCCTGCGCAACATTGCCAATGGCGTGCGCAAGGGTCGCGAGCATTTGATGAACCTGCAATCGAGCAACAACGGCAAACCGCAGTTCGAAGCGGCCATTGATGTCGATGACGTGATCGCCACGTTTGAGTATTACGCCGAACTCGCCGAAGGCCTCGACGCAAAACAGGACAGCCATGTGCCGCTGCCCAGCGCGGATTTCAGCGCGCGCCTGCGTCGTGAGCCGTGCGGCGTGGTCGGGCTGATCGTGCCGTGGAATTTCCCCATGGTCACCACCGCATGGAAACTCGCTCCAGCGCTGGCCGCCGGTTGCTGCGTGGTGCTCAAACCCTCCGAAGTGACGCCGCTGCCGGAGCTGGAACTGGCGGCGATCATCGCTGAATCCGGTTTGCCCGACGGCGTGTTCAATCTGGTCTGCGGTACTGGTCTGGCGGTGGGTGCGCCGTTGTCGGCGGATCCACGTATTGCCAAAATCTCCTTCACCGGCAGCAACGCGGTTGGCGTGCAGGTGATGCAACGCGCTGCCGAAACCGTGAAGGGAGTCAGCCTGGAGCTCGGTGGCAAATCGTCGTTGCTGGTGCTGGCGGATGCCGATGTTGAGCTGGCGGTGGAACTGGCGTGTGGCGGTGCGTTCTTCAACGCCGGGCAGATGTGTTCGGCCACCAGTCGGGTGCTGGTCGCCGAGCAATTGATGGATGAATTTCTTCAGCGCCTGCAAATACGCGCGCAGGCGATTCGAGTCGCCGATCCGTTCGACCCGGACGTGGAGATGGGCGCGCTGGTCAATCAGGCGCAATACCAGCGGGTACTCGGGCATATTGATCGTGGCCTGAGTGCGGGGGCGCGTTTGCTCTGTGGCGGCAATCGCCCGGCAGATTTGCCGCGGGGCTATTTTCTGCAACCGACGGTGTTCACCGACGTGCCGCTGGACAGCGCGTTATGGCGAGAGGAGATTTTCGGGCCGGTGGTATGTGTGCGCAGTTTCGGCAGCGAGGCCGAAGCAATTGCCTTGGCCAACGACACCCGGTTCGGCCTGGTGGCGAGTGTGGTGACGCGCGATGCCGCCGCAGCAGATCGCGTGGCCAATGGGTTGCAGGCGGGGCTGGTGTGGATCAATGCACCGCAGGTGATCTTCCCGCAGACGGCGTGGGGCGGATACAAGCAGAGCAGTATTGGCCGCGAACTGGGGCCTTGGGGGTTGGCGGCGTTTCAGGAAATCAAGCACGTCGTGCGAGCGGTGTAA
- a CDS encoding 5-guanidino-2-oxopentanoate decarboxylase → MATCGEVLVRLLENYGVEQVFGIPGVHTVELYRGLARSSINHVTPRHEQGAGFMADGYARTSGKPGVCFIITGPGMTNITTAMGQAYADSIPMLVISSVQSRHQLGGGRGKLHELPNQSALVGGVAAFSHTLMSAAELPVVLARAFALFQAGRPRPVHIEIPLDVLVEEADELLASMPVSIDRAGAAPAAVSRMSELLASAQRPLILAGGGAIDAAPELRRIAELLDAPVALTINAKGMLPTGHALLIGSTQSLVATRALVAEADVVLAIGTELAETDYDVMFAGGFEIPGRLLRIDIDADQTVRNYPPHVALVADSRNAAQALLSTLTQKPLAERRDDWGHARAARLRDELAASWDAPTLAQTRFLETVLHELPDAVFVGDSTQPVYTGNLTFNPERPRRWFNASTGYGTLGYALPAAIGAWLGKQLDNGARPPVVCLIGDGGLQFTLPELASAVEARVPVIVLLWNNQGYEEIKKYMVNRAIEPVGVDIYTPDFVAVAKGLGCAAQAISSVDELRAALRKATDRQGPTLIEIDQNQWMQAVAP, encoded by the coding sequence ATGGCAACGTGCGGCGAAGTACTGGTCAGGCTGTTGGAGAATTACGGGGTCGAGCAGGTGTTCGGCATTCCCGGTGTGCACACCGTTGAGCTGTACCGGGGCCTCGCCCGTTCGAGCATCAACCACGTCACGCCTCGCCATGAGCAGGGTGCCGGCTTCATGGCCGACGGCTATGCGCGCACCAGCGGCAAACCCGGTGTGTGTTTCATCATCACGGGCCCGGGCATGACCAATATCACCACCGCCATGGGCCAGGCTTACGCCGATTCGATTCCGATGCTGGTGATCTCCAGCGTCCAGTCGCGCCATCAGTTGGGCGGTGGCCGCGGCAAGTTGCATGAGCTGCCGAACCAGAGCGCACTGGTCGGCGGCGTTGCAGCGTTCTCGCACACGCTGATGTCTGCCGCCGAGTTGCCGGTGGTGCTGGCCCGTGCGTTTGCCTTGTTCCAGGCCGGGCGACCGCGTCCGGTGCACATCGAAATTCCCTTGGACGTGTTGGTGGAGGAGGCCGATGAATTGCTCGCCAGCATGCCGGTGAGCATCGACCGTGCCGGCGCCGCACCGGCTGCCGTGAGTCGCATGAGCGAACTGCTCGCCAGCGCGCAACGGCCACTGATTCTCGCCGGCGGCGGTGCCATCGACGCCGCCCCGGAGCTGAGGCGAATCGCCGAGTTGCTCGATGCGCCGGTAGCGCTGACCATCAACGCCAAGGGCATGCTGCCGACGGGCCATGCGCTGTTGATCGGTTCGACGCAAAGCCTGGTCGCCACCCGCGCACTGGTTGCCGAGGCCGATGTGGTGCTGGCGATCGGCACCGAGCTGGCCGAGACCGATTACGACGTCATGTTCGCTGGCGGCTTCGAGATTCCCGGCAGGCTGCTGCGCATCGACATCGATGCCGATCAGACCGTGCGCAACTACCCGCCGCACGTCGCACTGGTCGCTGATTCGCGCAACGCCGCACAGGCATTGCTCAGCACGCTGACGCAAAAACCGCTGGCCGAGCGCCGCGATGATTGGGGTCACGCTCGGGCTGCGCGCTTGCGCGATGAGCTGGCGGCGAGCTGGGATGCGCCGACCTTGGCGCAAACCCGTTTCCTCGAGACCGTACTGCACGAGCTGCCGGACGCGGTGTTCGTCGGCGATTCCACGCAACCCGTGTACACCGGCAATCTCACTTTCAACCCCGAGCGACCACGCCGCTGGTTCAACGCCTCCACCGGTTACGGCACCCTCGGCTATGCGTTGCCTGCGGCGATTGGTGCGTGGCTCGGTAAACAACTCGATAACGGCGCCCGTCCGCCCGTGGTGTGCCTGATCGGCGACGGCGGCTTGCAATTCACCCTGCCGGAACTGGCCAGCGCCGTCGAAGCGCGGGTGCCGGTGATCGTGCTGCTGTGGAATAACCAGGGTTACGAGGAGATCAAAAAGTACATGGTCAACCGCGCCATCGAACCGGTCGGCGTGGACATCTACACCCCGGACTTCGTCGCCGTGGCCAAGGGCCTCGGTTGCGCCGCGCAAGCCATCAGCAGCGTCGACGAACTGCGCGCAGCGCTGCGCAAGGCGACGGACCGGCAAGGCCCGACGCTGATTGAAATCGACCAGAACCAGTGGATGCAGGCGGTGGCCCCATGA
- a CDS encoding LysR substrate-binding domain-containing protein yields the protein MKRLPPLPALHTFWITAQCCNFTRAAEQLHITQGAVSRQIAGLEEQLGYPLFIRLARGLALTAEGREWLPQVEKVFGLIGEATEQIGLKHQTLQLKAPSCVMRWLLPRLLQWQKERPDVPVKLTASLQHGVDFQREQFDAAVIYGPPPDNSPGALHLFDEQLTPVCSPQLLKGSPALNSPEDLQAHLLLHPTHDLQDWSVWLDAAGLQLSNLGSGQHFETLDQAMSMASHGTGVAIGDWSLIGDDLNAGRLVMPFALKVKTGLAYYAVVPAAAKPSPQLEELMLWLVEQAHLR from the coding sequence ATGAAACGCCTGCCTCCCCTTCCCGCGCTGCATACGTTCTGGATCACCGCGCAATGTTGCAACTTCACCCGCGCCGCCGAGCAGTTGCACATCACTCAGGGCGCGGTGAGCCGGCAGATCGCCGGGCTGGAGGAACAGCTCGGTTATCCGTTGTTCATTCGTCTGGCCCGCGGTCTGGCGTTAACGGCCGAAGGCCGCGAATGGCTGCCGCAGGTGGAAAAGGTCTTCGGACTGATCGGCGAAGCGACCGAGCAGATCGGACTCAAACATCAGACTTTGCAACTCAAGGCCCCGAGCTGCGTGATGCGCTGGCTGCTGCCGCGTCTGCTGCAATGGCAGAAGGAGCGCCCGGACGTGCCGGTAAAACTGACGGCCTCGCTGCAACACGGTGTGGATTTTCAGCGCGAGCAATTCGACGCCGCCGTGATCTACGGCCCGCCACCGGATAATTCGCCAGGCGCGCTGCATCTGTTCGACGAGCAACTGACACCGGTCTGCTCGCCGCAATTGCTCAAGGGCTCGCCCGCGCTTAATTCACCGGAGGATTTGCAGGCGCATCTGTTGTTGCACCCGACCCACGACCTTCAGGACTGGTCGGTGTGGCTCGATGCGGCGGGTTTGCAACTGAGTAACCTGGGTAGCGGGCAGCATTTCGAAACGCTGGATCAGGCGATGTCGATGGCCTCCCATGGCACAGGTGTGGCGATCGGGGACTGGTCGCTGATTGGTGATGATCTGAACGCCGGGCGGCTGGTGATGCCGTTTGCGTTGAAGGTGAAGACGGGGTTGGCGTATTACGCGGTGGTGCCTGCTGCAGCCAAGCCCTCGCCGCAGTTGGAAGAGTTGATGCTTTGGCTGGTTGAGCAGGCACATTTGCGCTGA
- a CDS encoding NAD(P)-dependent oxidoreductase, giving the protein MSKIAIIGATGRAGSQLLEEALRRGHSVTAIARDTSKIGNRAGVVSKNLDVLDAAALQAAVAGHDVVISAAHFATVPASAIVGPVKQAGVKRLLVVGGAGSLLLPDDTRVIDSAGFPAEYKTEASAGAAFLEALRQEQELDWTFLSPSAEFVEGERSGTFRVGKDHLLVSAQGRSWITFADYAIALIDEVETPKHSRQRYTVGY; this is encoded by the coding sequence ATGAGCAAGATTGCAATCATCGGCGCCACCGGACGTGCCGGTAGCCAACTGCTGGAAGAAGCCCTGCGTCGCGGTCACAGCGTCACGGCCATTGCCCGCGATACTTCGAAGATCGGTAATCGCGCCGGTGTCGTCAGCAAAAATCTCGACGTGCTGGATGCGGCGGCGCTGCAGGCGGCGGTAGCCGGTCACGACGTGGTGATCAGCGCAGCGCATTTCGCCACCGTGCCGGCCTCGGCGATTGTCGGGCCGGTCAAGCAGGCGGGCGTTAAACGCTTGCTGGTGGTGGGCGGCGCCGGTTCGCTGTTGCTGCCGGATGACACGCGGGTGATCGACAGTGCCGGGTTCCCGGCCGAGTACAAAACCGAGGCGAGTGCGGGGGCGGCGTTTCTTGAAGCGTTGCGTCAGGAACAGGAACTGGACTGGACTTTCCTGTCGCCGTCGGCGGAGTTTGTCGAAGGTGAGCGCAGTGGCACCTTCCGTGTCGGCAAGGATCATCTGTTGGTCAGTGCGCAAGGGCGTAGCTGGATCACGTTTGCCGATTACGCGATTGCGCTGATTGACGAAGTGGAAACGCCGAAGCATTCGCGCCAACGTTATACGGTCGGATATTGA
- a CDS encoding MBL fold metallo-hydrolase encodes MIGFTQFKRVLLASAFFAFAAHASAAELSLDIYNPGTQAIFPVSSVLVSGEKEAILVDAQFGKSQAEQVVEKIRASGKQLTTIYISHGDPDYYFGLDTLTKAFPQAKVLASQPTVDHIKHTVDGKLAYWGPKMGADVPAKTIVPDVLKGDSLTLEGQKLQVIGLDGKQPDRSFVWIPSLKAVVGGVVVAENIHVWMADTQTAQSHADWLHTLHTIESLKPQTVVPGHYLGDSSRSLDSVKFTADYIKAFDAETAKAKDSAALIAAMKKRYPQLGEESSLELSAKVAKGEMQW; translated from the coding sequence ATGATCGGTTTCACCCAGTTCAAACGCGTGCTGCTCGCCTCAGCATTTTTCGCTTTTGCCGCCCATGCGTCCGCTGCCGAGCTGAGCCTCGATATCTACAACCCGGGCACCCAGGCGATTTTCCCGGTCAGCTCGGTGCTGGTCAGTGGCGAGAAAGAGGCGATTCTGGTCGACGCGCAATTCGGCAAATCCCAAGCCGAGCAGGTGGTGGAAAAGATCCGCGCCAGCGGCAAGCAATTGACCACCATCTACATCAGCCACGGCGATCCGGATTACTACTTCGGTCTCGACACCCTGACCAAAGCATTTCCACAGGCGAAAGTGCTGGCCTCGCAGCCGACCGTTGATCACATCAAGCACACCGTCGATGGCAAACTGGCCTACTGGGGCCCGAAAATGGGTGCCGATGTGCCAGCGAAAACCATCGTCCCGGACGTGCTCAAGGGCGACAGCCTGACCCTCGAAGGGCAGAAGTTGCAGGTGATCGGCCTCGACGGCAAACAGCCGGATCGCAGCTTCGTGTGGATTCCGTCGCTGAAGGCGGTGGTCGGCGGCGTGGTGGTCGCCGAGAACATTCATGTGTGGATGGCCGACACCCAGACTGCGCAATCCCACGCCGACTGGCTGCACACCTTGCACACCATCGAAAGCCTGAAACCGCAAACCGTGGTGCCTGGCCATTACCTGGGTGATAGCAGCCGCTCGCTGGACAGCGTGAAATTCACCGCTGATTACATCAAGGCCTTCGATGCCGAAACCGCCAAGGCCAAAGATTCTGCTGCGTTGATCGCGGCGATGAAAAAGCGCTACCCGCAACTTGGCGAGGAAAGCTCGCTGGAACTCAGCGCGAAAGTCGCCAAGGGTGAGATGCAGTGGTAA